The following are from one region of the Knoellia sp. p5-6-4 genome:
- the secA gene encoding preprotein translocase subunit SecA yields the protein MVKIVEKLLRAGEGRTLKKLQGVAAQVNAIEEDFEKLTDAELRAETDVFRKRLADGETLDDILPEAFAAVREASKRTLGKRHFDVQLMGGAALHLGNVSEMKTGEGKTLVATLPSYLNALTGKGVHVVTVNDYLAEYQSELMGRVHRLLGLETGCILASMTPEQRRAEYAKDITYGTNNEFGFDYLRDNMAWSMEELVQRGHHFAIVDEVDSILIDEARTPLIISGPADAATKWYTEFSKIAKMLKRGELESGEGDYEVDEKKRTVGVLEAGIAKVEDYLGIDNLYESVNTPLIGYLNNSIKAKELFKRDKDYVVMNGEILIVDEHTGRLLAGRRYNEGMHQAIEAKEGVEIQNENQTLATITLQNYFRMYDKLSGMTGTAQTEAAELHSIYKLGVVPIPTNRPMIRKDQADLVYRTEEAKFSAVVDDIVEKHKQGQPVLVGTVSVEKSEYLSDQLRRKGIPHEVLNAKHHEREAAIVAQAGRKGAVTVATNMAGRGTDIMLGGNPEFMAVATLKQRGLDPVETPEEYEAAWDDALAKAEESVAAEHNEVTELGGLYVLGTERHESRRIDNQLRGRSGRQGDPGESRFYLSLQDDLMRLFNAAMVDRFMTTAKMDDNVPIESKLVTRSIQSAQGQVEGRNFEIRKNVLKYDDVLNRQRTVIYDERRRVLEGEDLHEQIRHFVNDVVNGYIDAETAEGFPDDWDLDRLWTALKTLYPVSVTPEEVEEAAGGRSALTADVLREQLLSDAHHAYDAREEELGAEVMREVERRVVLSVLDRKWREHLYEMDYLQEGIGLRAMAQRDPLVEYQREGFQLFQAMMESIKEESVGYLFNVNVEVEKPAPAVAPVSVSDMLAGSGIPTAAEEPSPAAEAAPVGEDVLAAAPAGESEEERAERERIAIRAKGLEQPVRASQLHYSAPTAEGGVEVRDVGSTGATLTQEQLDETPKNAPCPCGSGKKFKMCHGAKA from the coding sequence GTGGTCAAGATCGTCGAAAAGCTGCTGCGAGCTGGTGAGGGACGCACCCTCAAGAAGCTGCAGGGCGTCGCTGCCCAGGTCAACGCGATCGAGGAGGACTTCGAGAAGCTGACCGACGCCGAGCTGCGCGCCGAGACCGATGTCTTCCGCAAGCGCCTCGCCGACGGGGAGACCCTCGACGACATCCTGCCCGAGGCCTTCGCCGCGGTGCGCGAGGCCTCCAAGCGCACCCTGGGCAAGCGGCACTTCGACGTGCAGCTCATGGGTGGCGCCGCCCTGCACCTCGGCAACGTCTCCGAGATGAAGACCGGTGAGGGCAAGACCCTCGTCGCGACGCTGCCGTCGTACCTCAACGCGCTGACCGGCAAGGGCGTGCACGTCGTCACCGTCAATGACTACCTCGCGGAGTACCAGTCCGAGCTCATGGGCCGCGTGCACCGCCTGCTCGGCCTCGAGACCGGCTGCATTCTGGCCTCGATGACCCCGGAGCAGCGCCGGGCCGAGTACGCCAAGGACATCACCTACGGCACCAACAACGAGTTCGGCTTCGACTACCTGCGCGACAACATGGCCTGGTCGATGGAGGAGCTCGTCCAGCGCGGCCACCACTTCGCCATCGTCGACGAGGTCGACTCCATCCTCATCGACGAGGCCCGCACCCCGCTCATCATCAGCGGCCCGGCCGACGCGGCGACGAAGTGGTACACCGAGTTCTCCAAGATCGCGAAGATGCTCAAGCGCGGCGAGCTCGAGTCCGGCGAGGGCGACTACGAGGTCGACGAGAAGAAGCGCACCGTCGGCGTGCTCGAGGCAGGCATCGCCAAGGTCGAGGACTACCTCGGGATCGACAACCTCTACGAGTCGGTCAACACGCCGCTCATCGGCTACCTGAACAACTCCATCAAGGCCAAGGAGCTGTTCAAGCGCGACAAGGACTACGTCGTCATGAACGGCGAGATCCTCATCGTCGACGAGCACACCGGCCGCCTCCTCGCCGGCCGCCGCTACAACGAGGGCATGCACCAGGCGATCGAGGCGAAGGAGGGCGTCGAGATCCAGAACGAGAACCAGACCCTCGCCACGATCACCCTCCAGAACTACTTCCGCATGTACGACAAGCTCTCGGGCATGACGGGCACCGCCCAGACCGAGGCGGCCGAGCTGCACTCGATCTACAAGCTGGGCGTCGTGCCGATCCCGACGAACCGGCCGATGATCCGCAAGGACCAGGCCGACCTCGTCTACCGCACCGAGGAGGCCAAGTTCTCCGCGGTGGTCGACGACATCGTGGAGAAGCACAAGCAGGGTCAGCCCGTGCTCGTCGGCACCGTCAGCGTCGAGAAGAGCGAGTACCTCTCCGACCAGCTGCGCCGCAAGGGCATCCCGCACGAGGTCCTCAACGCCAAGCACCACGAGCGTGAGGCCGCGATCGTCGCCCAGGCGGGTCGCAAGGGCGCCGTCACCGTCGCCACCAACATGGCCGGTCGAGGCACCGACATCATGCTCGGCGGCAACCCCGAGTTCATGGCCGTCGCCACTCTCAAGCAGCGCGGCCTCGACCCGGTGGAGACCCCGGAGGAGTACGAGGCCGCCTGGGACGACGCGCTCGCCAAGGCCGAGGAGTCCGTGGCCGCGGAGCACAACGAGGTCACCGAGCTCGGCGGCCTCTACGTGCTCGGCACCGAGCGCCACGAGTCGCGCCGCATCGACAACCAGCTGCGCGGTCGCTCCGGCCGTCAGGGCGACCCGGGCGAGTCCCGGTTCTACCTGTCCCTGCAGGACGACCTGATGCGCCTGTTCAACGCGGCGATGGTCGACCGGTTCATGACGACCGCGAAGATGGACGACAACGTCCCGATCGAGTCCAAGCTCGTGACCCGCTCGATCCAGAGCGCGCAGGGCCAGGTCGAGGGCCGCAACTTCGAGATCCGCAAGAACGTCCTGAAGTACGACGACGTCCTCAACCGCCAGCGCACCGTCATCTACGACGAGCGCCGCCGGGTGCTCGAGGGCGAGGACCTGCACGAGCAGATCCGCCACTTCGTCAACGACGTCGTCAACGGCTACATCGACGCCGAGACGGCGGAGGGCTTCCCCGACGACTGGGACCTCGATCGCCTCTGGACCGCGCTGAAGACGCTCTACCCGGTGTCGGTCACCCCCGAGGAGGTCGAGGAGGCCGCGGGCGGCCGCAGCGCCCTGACCGCCGACGTCCTGCGCGAGCAGCTGCTCTCCGACGCCCACCACGCCTACGACGCCCGGGAGGAGGAGCTCGGCGCCGAGGTCATGCGCGAGGTCGAGCGCCGCGTCGTGCTGTCCGTGCTCGACCGCAAGTGGCGCGAGCACCTCTACGAGATGGACTACCTGCAGGAGGGCATCGGCCTGCGCGCGATGGCCCAGCGCGACCCGCTCGTGGAGTACCAGCGTGAGGGCTTCCAGCTCTTCCAGGCGATGATGGAGTCGATCAAGGAGGAGTCCGTCGGCTACCTGTTCAACGTCAACGTCGAGGTGGAGAAGCCGGCTCCGGCCGTCGCTCCGGTCAGCGTCTCCGACATGCTGGCCGGCTCGGGCATCCCCACCGCAGCCGAGGAGCCCAGCCCGGCGGCCGAGGCCGCTCCGGTCGGCGAGGACGTCCTCGCCGCCGCCCCCGCGGGGGAGAGCGAGGAGGAGCGGGCCGAGCGCGAGCGCATCGCGATCCGCGCCAAGGGCCTCGAGCAGCCGGTGCGCGCCTCGCAGCTGCACTACTCGGCTCCCACCGCCGAGGGCGGCGTCGAGGTCCGCGACGTGGGCTCCACCGGGGCGACCCTGACGCAGGAGCAGCTCGACGAGACCCCGAAGAACGCGCCCTGCCCCTGCGGCTCGGGCAAGAAGTTCAAGATGTGCCACGGGGCCAAGGCCTGA
- a CDS encoding Rv3235 family protein, whose product MSAARNPAAEAGSRPARPGPALQPIRVLPIPQPRPALLPQATPAGSGALPPDGARGGPRYIQDALAVDFASASDEQLFGPQATGRSGLPDPVHWAGHLAQAVVEVMSGLRQPPQILRWTTPEVYAVVARRGAVSARRGSTAARRAVVRSVRVCEPADGVAEACAVVLDGPRVRALAMRLVGVDGRWRIEALQVG is encoded by the coding sequence GTGAGCGCGGCGAGGAACCCCGCGGCGGAGGCAGGAAGCAGGCCCGCACGTCCGGGCCCTGCGCTGCAGCCGATCCGGGTGCTGCCCATCCCGCAGCCGCGCCCTGCGCTGCTGCCCCAGGCCACCCCCGCCGGCTCCGGCGCCCTGCCGCCCGACGGCGCGCGGGGCGGCCCCCGCTACATCCAGGACGCCTTGGCGGTGGACTTCGCCTCGGCCAGCGACGAGCAGCTCTTCGGGCCGCAGGCCACCGGCCGCAGCGGGCTGCCCGACCCGGTCCACTGGGCCGGGCACCTGGCCCAGGCGGTGGTCGAGGTGATGTCGGGCCTGCGGCAGCCGCCGCAGATCCTGCGCTGGACCACGCCCGAGGTCTATGCCGTGGTCGCGCGTCGCGGGGCCGTCTCGGCGCGCCGCGGCTCGACGGCCGCCCGCCGCGCCGTGGTCCGCAGCGTGCGGGTGTGCGAGCCCGCCGACGGGGTCGCCGAGGCCTGCGCGGTGGTGCTCGACGGCCCGCGCGTCAGGGCGCTGGCGATGCGGCTCGTCGGCGTCGACGGCCGCTGGCGCATCGAGGCGCTCCAGGTCGGCTGA
- a CDS encoding helix-turn-helix domain-containing protein, with protein sequence MTKRFIQLSEVSEVLDISSAQAYALVRSGELPAIKVGGRGQWRVEVSELESYIQRMYDETKSFVAAHPFGQNPE encoded by the coding sequence GTGACCAAGCGCTTCATCCAGCTCTCGGAGGTCTCCGAGGTGCTCGATATCTCCTCCGCCCAGGCATACGCCCTTGTCCGCTCCGGCGAGCTGCCCGCCATCAAGGTCGGCGGCCGAGGGCAGTGGCGCGTCGAGGTGTCCGAGCTCGAGAGCTACATCCAGCGCATGTACGACGAGACGAAGAGCTTCGTGGCGGCGCACCCCTTCGGCCAGAACCCGGAGTGA